DNA from Acidimicrobiales bacterium:
CCGGATCCGGCCATCGTGGGCGACCAGTGGCGGTCGATGTGGATGGAGCGGCTCGAAGCCAACACGCCCTGGGTCGTCACCTGGCTGCAGCACCAGCACCGCGACGAGTACTGGCGTCGGGAGTCGGTGTGCGAGGACTACGACGCCATCCAGGTCCCGGTGATGGCGGTCAGCGGCTGGGCGGACGGCTACACCAACACCGTGTTCCGTCTGCTCGAACACCTCCCGGGGCCCCGGCAGGGGCTCATCGGCCCGTGGAGCCACCTCTATCCGCAGGAAGGGGTGCCCGGTCCGGCGATCGGGTTCCTCCAGGAGGAGGTCCGGTGGTGGGACCACTGGATCAAGGGCATCGATCGAGGAGTGGAGGACGAGCCGATGCTGCGTGCGTGGATGCAGGACAGCGTGCAACCCATCTCCTACTACGAGATGCGGCCCGGCCGCTGGGTCGGCGAGCGTGAGTGGCCGTCGCCCGAGATCGACTGGCAGACCCTGGCGCTGGCACCGGCCCGCCTCGTCGACGGGTCCGAGCCGGTCGAGGAGGGGGACGCCACGATCCAGTCGCCGCTGACCGTCGGCCTCTTCGCCGGGAAGTGGTGCTCCTACAGCGCCACGCCCGATCTGCCCCACGACCAGCGACAGGAGGACGGTGGCGCGCTCACCTTCGACAGCGCGCCGCTCGAGCACGACATCGAGATCCTCGGGTCGCCGGTGCTGACCCTCGACTTCACCTCCAACCAGCCGATCGCCATGGTGGCGGTGCGCCTGTCCGACGTCGCACCCGACGACAAGGCGACCCGCATCACCTACGGGCTGCTCAACCTCACCCATCGTGACGGACACGAGGAGCCGACGCCGCTGCAGGCCGGCGAGCGCTACCGGGCCGAGATCCCGCTGAACCACGTTGCGCAGCAGTTCCCTGCCGGACACCGTCTCCGGGTGGCGCTCTCGACGTCGTACTGGCCGTTGGCCTGGCCGCCTCCGGAACCGGTGCGGCTCACCGTCGCCACCCATGCGAGCAGCTTCGCGCTCCCTGTCCGGCCCCGCCGTGACGACCTCGACACCACGATCGGGTTCGCCGCGCCCGAGGGCGCACCCGCGCCGGCGATCACCCAGGTCGAGCCGACCCGGCACTCGTGGCGGGTCATCCGCGACCTCGCCACCGACGAATCCACGCTCGAAGTGGTCAAGGACGAGGGCGCGTTCCGGATCGATGCGATCGACCTGACCCTGGTCGATCGGGTGTGGGAGTGGTGCACCTCGATGGGCGACGACTGGACCTCTCCCCGCAGCGAGATCTACAGCATCCGCGGGATCCGACGCGGTGACTGGTCGGCCGAGACCCACACCCGAACCGTGGTGAACTGCACGGCGACCGAGTTCCACGTCCACGCCGAGATCGACGCCTACGACGGAGACGAGCGCGTGTTCTCGCGGGACTGGTCGGAGCGGATCACACGAAACCTGCTCTGATCGCGGCCGGGCATTAGTTAGTCTCTGGAACTACTGCCGGCAGAGGGTCACGAGGAGAGCCAGGCCATCACAGTGTTCTGCAACCGCGCCGCCGCCACGTCGGGCGAGCGAGACGATCGGTGACCAACCCCACCGGGACCACTCGGGCCGACGACGGGCTCTCCGCGACCGAGCGTGAGGCCGAGCTGCCGGCGGAGGCACCTTCTGAGGGTCCCGGGCGCCGCCGGGTGGCCAGGTTGCGCACCTTCGACTCGCTCAAGATCCCGATCTTTCGCGACTTCTTCCTGTCGATGCTCGGCCACATGGCCTCGCAGAACATGCAGATGGTGGTGCGCTCGTACCTGGCGTACCTGCTCACCGGCTCCTACGCCGCCGTCGGCACGATCGCCATCGCCAGTGCCATGCCGGGTATCGCCCTGGCGATGGTGGGCGGCGCCATCGCCGACCGGGTGCCGCGCCGCAAGATCGTCGTCCAGGCCGGCCAGTTCGTCAACGCGCTCAACGCCATGGCGGTGGGGCTGCTGCTCTTCACCGACGCGCTCACCTTCCAGCTCCTGCTGGTCACCGCCGTGGTGCAGGGCACCTCGATGGCGCTGATGATGCCCTCCCGCCAGGCGCTGCTCCCGTCGCTGGTGCCCGGTCAACAGCTCATGAACGCGGTGGCGCTCAACGCGGCGGGGATGAACACCATGCGCCTGCTGGCGCCGGCGCTCGGCGGGTTCATCTTCGAGTCGGTGGGTGCCGCGTGGGTCTACTTCCTGATGTCGGGGCTCTACCTCTTCGCCAGCCTGTTCCTGTTGCGCGTTCCCGAGACCTCGCGCGAGACGACCTCGGCGGGAAGCGTGAAGGGCGAGGTGCGTGCCGGGCTGCGCAACATCCGTGGGGGGCTGGCCTACATCCTCCACAGCCCGGTCATCGGGCCGCTCATGGGAATCAACGTGCTGGTGGTCATCACCGCCATGCCCTACATGTTCCTGCTCGGCGGCTACGTCCAGGACGTCCTCGACGCCGGTGCCGACTCGCAGGGCCTGCTGCTCAGCATCAGTGGGCTCGGGTCGCTGGTCGGGAGCCTGGTGATCGCCTCGTTGCGGCCCCAACGGAGGGGCACGATCTACCTCGTCGGCTCGGCGTTCCAGGGCCTCATGCTGTTCCTCGCCTTCACGATCTCCACCGACATGTGGATCATCGCCGGGTTCTTCCTCCTGATGGGCCTCGGCCAGGCCGCTCGCCAGTCGCTGTCCAACGTGCTGGTCCAGAGCTATGTCGAAGAGGAGTACCGCGGTCGGGTGATGAGCGTCTACATGCTCCAGTTCAACCTGGCTCAGCTCGGGGCGTTCCTCACCGGGGTGCTCGCCGCCTTCGTCGGACCGCGAGTGGCGCTCGGCGGGACCTCGCTCGCGCTCGTGCTGCTCGCGCTCGGCACGCTGGCCTTCGTGCCCCGGCTCCGCAACCTCGACTGACGATCAAGCGTCGAGCCGGGTGATGATCTCGTCGACGACCTCGCTGGTCGAGGCACTGCCGCCGAGGTCGTTGGTGCGGATCCCGTCGGCTGCCGCTCCGAACGCGGCGTCCTGGATGGCCTTGGCGGCCGGCGCCGCGTCGCCGTGGCCCATGCGCGAGGCGTAGTCGACCACGGCGGAGCAGGCGAGCACCATCGCCAGCGGGTTGGCGATGTTGCGCCCCATGAGAGTGGGAGCGGTGCCGTGGGGTGCCTCGGCCATGGCCACCGACGGACGCAGGTCGTCGTCGAGGGCGAGCAGGATCGACTCGGCCCCGGCGATGGATCCGAACAGGGCCAGGACGAGGTCGGAGAGGCAGTCGCCGTCGCGGTTGAGCGTGGGCATGACCACCGGAGCTTCGACCGATTCGTTGATGAACCCCGCGTACGCGGCGTCGATCAGCATGGGGCGGTAGAGGACCTCGGGGTGTCGCTCGGCAGCCGCGTCGAGTTCCTCTTTCAACATGCCCTCGTACACGGGGGACACGGTCCACTTGGGGCCCCCGTAGACGACACCGCCGATCGACGCCGCCTCGACGAAGGAGTACTCGGCCACGTCACGGCAGACGCCTCGTTCGATCCGTTCGACCCGAAGCGCTTCCTCGCCCTTGCTGCCGGGCTCGCCACGCCGCTCCTCGGCGGCGCCGTAGGCGTCACCGACGGCCATCCGCACCACGACGATGGGGTTGACGATGGGGGCGAGGGGAGCGACGCCGGGGATGCGACGCCCGCTGCGGACGATGACCGATCCGTCGACCGCCTCACGCAGGATGCGGTTGGGCGAGCCGACATCGTCGGCTCCGACGGGGGTGATGGTGGCGGCCTTGACGCCAAGACCGGTGTCGCGCATGGCGGCCGCCGCCTCGTGCACGACCGCGTTGTCGGTGCGACGTCGGTTCTCGAGAGAGAGGTCGAAGTGGTGCAGGTTGATGGGCAGGCCCAGCAGGTCCGGGTCCAACACCCTCAACGCCTCGACGAGCAGCTCCTGGCCGGTCTCGTCGCCGTCACACACCACCACGTCCATCTGGGTCAGCTCCTGTTCGTCGGGCGTGTGCCGCTCGGAGCACACGCGCCTCACGCTACCGACAGTCCGAGCATCGTCTCCATTGCGGAGTCTCAAGTTCACCCCGACGATGGCGATGGACACACGATGAGAGCGGCGAGGGTTCTGACGGCGATGATCGTGTCCGCGGTGACGCTGGCATCAGCGATGCCGACCTCGGCCCCGCGGGGAGTGGCGCGCCCTACGGGATCCCGTACGCGGTGGTCGATCGCAGCTTCCCGCGCGTGGACCCCGACTTCACCTTCGAACGCCTTGCGCCCCCGCGGGTGGACCTCGGCTGACGCCGCTGGCCTGCCGATCCTCCCCGGGCTCCTTCGACTCGACGAGGTGAGGTCGGGCCGGATCGACCACGCCTTGCGGATCACCGCGTCGCGAACGGACCGCAGCTTCCTGTGGCCGGCGCGGCACGGAGCGGTCGTGGCCGACAACGGGTCGAACTGGTTCGTGACCGGATCGGCCGACGAGGGTTGGGATCCACAGATGATTCGCGAGCTGAAGACGATCCCCGCCGGCTGGTTCGAGGCGGTGGACGTGTCTCCGTTGATGGTGCATCCGGCTCGCCGTGTTCGGGCGCGAACCCGATGCCGGTGGCCTCGTCTACTGGGGCGGCCAGCTCGCGTCCGGCCGTGGCCAAGGGCGGCTGACCCGAGCCGCCTCGCTGGTGGTCGACCGGGTCTGGCCCTACCCTCGACGGTGGGGCACGAGCCCGACCTCGAAAGGAGAAGCTCATGGCTGGACTTCATCTCGGTGAGCTGTCGATCACCTCGCCGGCGTTCGAACACGGGTCACCGATCCCCGATCGCTACACGGTCAACGGCGAGGACGTCTCGCCCGAGCTGGCCTGGACGAAGGTGCCCGAGGGCACCGCACAGTTCGCGCTGGTGTGCCACGATCCCGACGCCCCGCTCACCGACGGGTTCACCCACTGGGTCGCCTACGGCATCCCTGGCGATGCCACCGGCATCCCCGAGGGTGGAGGCGGTGCGTTCACCGAAGGGGTCAACAACTTCGGCAACCAGGGCTATGGCGGTCCGGCGCCTCCCCCGGGGCACGGCATCCACCACTACTACTTCCACCTCTACGCGCTCAGCGGCGAGGTCGACGCCCAGCCGGGTCTGACGAGAGCGGATCTGCTGGCCAAGATCGATCCGTTGATCCTCGAGCAAGCCCGCATCGTGGGTACCTACAGCCGCTGACGGGTCGGTCGGTCGCGACCGACCCGTCCTGTTTGCGGGGACGATCCGGAGGGTATGTCCACCGGGTGACAGCGCACCGTGCACCGACTGAGGAACGGGTTGTCGATGCGCTCCTCTCGCGTCACGGCCGGACCTTCGCCGCCGAGGCCGGCATCCGGCTGGGACGCAACACTCCGGCACCGCTGTTCCAGCTGCTGTGCCTCTCGCTGCTGGTCAGCGCCCGGATCAGCGCAGGGATCGCGGTGGCGGCGACACGGGCGCTCTTCGATGCCGGTTGGACCACCGCTGACAAGATGGCGGAGGCCACCTGGGAGGAGCGCACACGGGTCCTGAACCGGTCCGGGTACGCCCGCTATGACGAGAGCACCTCGGCCTACCTCGCCAGCACCGCGAGCCTGGTGGTCGAGCGGTACCGGGGCGACCTGCGTCGAATGCGGGTCGAGGCCGACGGTGATCTCGACCGCCTCCGTAGCCGGCTCACCGACTGCAAGGGGATCGGGGGCGTCGGCGCCGACGTGTTCGTCCGCGAGGTCCAGGCCGTGTGGCTCGAGTACGTCCCCTTCGTCGACGACCGCACGCTCGGTGTCGCCGCGACGCTCGGGCTTCCCTCGTCCGCGGCGGGCCTGCGGGTCACAGTCGATGACGTCGGCACCTTCGCGCGCTTGGTGGCGGCGTTGGTCCGCACCGGCCTGGAACGGGACCAGGAAGCCATCCTCGAGGAAGCGGGTATGCGATGAACGACCGCCTCGAGGAGTATCGGTCGAAGCGCGACCTCCACCGCACCGCTGAGCCCGCGGGCGGCCACCCTTCCCCACGGTCGGGGGATCCACGGTTCGTGATCCAGCACCACCGGGCCTCGTCCGAGCACTACGACCTCCGTCTCGAGATCGACGGTGTGCTGGTGTCGTGGGCGGTGCCGAAGGGGCCATCGACCGATCCCCGCGAGCGGCGGCTGGCGGTCCGCACCGAGGATCACCCGATCGACTACCTCGACTTCGAGGGCACCATCCCCGCTGACGAGTACGGGGGTGGATCGGTGATCGTGTGGGACATCGGGACCTGGCAGAACCTCACGACCGACGATGACGAGCCGGTCGCGCCCGCCGATGCGGTCGACCAGGGTCACCTCAGCTTCAACATCGACGGGGAGAAGCTGTCGGGTGGCTACACGCTCCAGCGCGTCGGCGACGATTGGTTGCTGATCAAGCACGACGACGGCGAGGCAGATGCTCGCCGCCGGCCGACCTCAACCCAGCCCGAGTCGGTCATCACCGGCGACACGGTCGATGAGGTGGCCGCAACCGCTTCCGACCGGGACCCCTCGGGCGTCGACGAGCCATGACCCGCCCGTCGTTCCGCTCGCCGATGTTGGCGACCCTCGTCGAGGATCCGGTCGAGGGCGAGGAGTGGATCTTCGAGCGCAAGCTCGACGGGATCCGGTTGATCGTGGTGCGCGACGGTCCGACGCTGCGCCTGTTCACCCGAAACCACCTCGACCACACCGACCGGTATCCCGACCTGCACGAAGTCCTCACCGACCAGCCCAGCGACCGGTACGTCCTCGATGGTGAGGTCGTGGCCTTCGACGGAAACCGGACGAGTTTCGCCAGGCTCCAGCGCCGCAGCGGCAGGGCCGGTCCCGAGGACGCGGGCAGAAGCCTCCCCGCAGTGAAGCTCTACGTGTTCGACCTGTTGCACCTCGACGGCGAGGATCGGGATCGACTCCCGCTGCGCGAGCGCAAGTCCATGCTGCGCCGAACGTTCGACTTCGCCGATCCGTTGCGCTTCTGTCCCCACCGCAACTCGGTCGGACCGGCGTTGCTGGAGCAGGCGTGTGAGGCGGGGTGGGAGGGGCTGATCGCCAAGCGGGCATCTTCGACCTACCGGTCGGGGCGGAGCCGTGACTGGCTGAAGCTCAAGTGCGTAGCCCGCCAGGAGATGGTGATCGGCGGGTTCACCGAGCCGACGGGTAGCCGCTCTCGGTTCGGTGCGCTACTGGTCGGCTACCACGACGGCGGCAAGCTCATCGATGCCGGCCGGGTGGGCACCGGCTTCGACGAATCGATGCTGGCGGAGCTGGGTGATCTGCTCGCAGAGCGGGAACGGGACGATCCTCCCTTCGACGACCCGCCCGATGGTCGCGATGTTCACTGGGTGGAGCCCGACCTGGTGTGCGAGGTCGGGTTCACGGAGTGGACCCGAGACGGCCGGCTGCGACATCCACGGTTCCTCGGCCTGCGCGAGGACAAGGACCCGGCCGAGGTCGTACGTGAGCAGGTCGGGGCGCGATGAGGCCCGCGCCGAGCCGTGCTGTTGCAACGTCGCACCCGCCGCTCAGGCGCGCACGTCCTGGCCGAGGATAGAAGCGGCGGCGCGCCCAGAGCGCGACATAGACCAACCCCACCAGGACCGGCACCTCGATGAGGGGACCCACGACGCCGGCCAGTGCCTGACCCGACGACACTCCGAACACCCCGATTGCCACGGCGATGGCCAGCTCGAAGTTGTTGCCGGCGGCGGTGAAGGCGATGGAGGTGTTGCGGTCGTAGGGGAAGCCGAGCCGGTAGCCGGCATAGAACGCACCGGTCCACATGATGGCGAAATAGAGGATGAGCGGCAGGGCGATCCGGGCGACGTCGAAGGGGCCGTCGGTGATCCGCTCGCCCTGGAGGGCGAACAGGACGACGATGGTGAACAGCAGACCCCACAGCGCCACCGGTGCGATGCGGGGAATGAACCGCTCTTCGTACCAGGTGATGCCCTTGGCGCGCTCTCCGAAGGTCCTGGTCAGGAACCCGGCGAGCAACGGGATGCCCAGGAAGATGAGCACCGACTTGGTGATCTCCCAGATGGTGACGTCGATGCCGTTGGAGTCCAGTCCCAGCCAACCGGGCAGCAGCTCGAGGTAGAAGTAGCCGAGGACCGAGTAGGCGGCGATCTGGAAGATGGAGTTGATGGCCACCAGCACCGCTCCGAGCTCGCGGTTGCCGTAGGCGAGGTCGTTCCAGATGAGGACCATCGCGATGCAACGGGCGAGGCCGACGATGATGAGGCCGGTGCGGTACTCGGGCAGGTCGGGCAGCAGCAGCCAGGCAAGGGTGAACATCAGGGCCGGGCCGATCAGCCAGTTCAGCACGAGCGACATCGTGAGGGATCGCCGGTCGATGACGGTGCTGATGGACCGGTACCGCACCTTGGCCAACACGGGGTACATCATCGCCAGTAGACCGATGGCGATCGGCAGCGAGACGGTGTCGATCTTGACGCGGTCGAGGGTGTCGTCGAGCCCGGTGAACATCTTCCCGAGCACGATCCCCGACACCATCGCGAGGCCGATCCAGACCGGCAGGAAGCGGTCGAGCTTCGACAGCCGGCCCACGATCGCGGCGTCAGGTTGCGCGGCGTCGGGTTGCGCGGTGTCGGTCACTGAGGAATCTCCGTTGATCGTCATTCGACGATGAACGATACCACGGGTGGTGGGGCACACGTGCAGCGGCTGGAACACAGAATAGGAGGCGCCCGCGGCAGGTTGGTGATCGGACGAACTCGCCGCCTCCACCGGTACGGTTGGGCGGGCGAGAGGCAGCGAACTGGCGAGCCCGGGAGACGGTCATGTGAGCCAAGAGTGGAAGTGCCTCGACGGCAACGAGGCGGCCGCACGCGTCGCCTATGCCCTGAGTGAGGTCGTGGCGCTCTACCCGATCACGCCGGCCTCGCCCATGGGCGAGCACTGCGACGACTGGGCCGCAGCCGACCGCCCCAACCTGTGGGGAGCGGTGCCCGACGTGGTGGAGATGCAATCCGAGGGTGGTGCCGCGGGTGCATTGCACGGCGCGCTGCAGAAGGGGGCGCTGGCCACCACCTTCACCGCATCGCAGGGCCTGCTGCTGATGATCCCCAACATGTTCAAGATCGCCGGTGAGCTCACACCGGCGGTGATCCACGTCGCCGCTCGCACCGTGGCTACCCACGCCCTGTCGATCTTCGGCGACCACAGCGACGTGATGCACGCCCGCAGCACGGGCTGGGCGATGCTCTCGGCCGGATCGGTCCAAGAGGCCCACGACTTCGCCCTGGTCTCCCACGCGGCGACCCTGCGGTCGCGGGTGCCGTTCCTCCACTTCTTCGACGGCTTTCGCACCTCGCACCAGATCGACAAGATCGCCACTCTGGCCGACGACGACATCTCCGCCCTGGTGCGCGACGACGACATCGCCGCCTTCCGGTCGCGGGGGATGACCCCGGATGCACCGGTGGTGCGGGGCACCGCCCAGAACCCCGACGTGTTCTTCCAGGCCCGCGAGGCGGCCAACCCCTTCCACCTGGCGGTGCCCGGCATCGTCAACGAGGTGTTCGACGAGCTGGCCGAGCGCACGGGTCGCCGCTACGGCCTGGTCGAGTACCACGGTGCCCCCGACGCCGACCGCGTGGTCGTGGTGATGGGATCGGCCGCCGGCGCCCTCGAGGAGACCGTCGACGCGCTGTGTGCATCCGGGGACAGCATCGGCCTGTTGAAGGTCCGGCTGTTCCAACCGTTCCCCTCCGAGGCCCTGGTCGCGGCGCTGCCGCCGACGGTGCGCTCGATCGCCGTGCTCGACCGCACCAAGGAGCCGGGCGCCGTCGGCGAGCCGCTCTACCTGTCGGTCCTCGGTGCACTGCACGAGGCCATGGACACCGACGAGCCCCCGTTCGGACACATGCCCCGCGTGATCGGAGGGCGCTACGGGCTGTCGTCGAAGGAGGTGACCCCGTCGATGCTCAAGCCGGTGTTCGACGAGCTTGCCGCCGACCATCCCAAGCGCCACTTCACCATGGGCATCTACGACGACGTCACCCGGCTGAGCCTGCCCATCGACACCGGGTTCGCCGTGCCCCGCGCCGAGGACGAGGTCCAGGCCATGTTCTTCGGCCTGGGGGCCGACGGCACGGTCGGTGCCAACAAGAGCTCGGTGAAGATCATCGGTGAGCA
Protein-coding regions in this window:
- a CDS encoding isocitrate/isopropylmalate family dehydrogenase, producing MCSERHTPDEQELTQMDVVVCDGDETGQELLVEALRVLDPDLLGLPINLHHFDLSLENRRRTDNAVVHEAAAAMRDTGLGVKAATITPVGADDVGSPNRILREAVDGSVIVRSGRRIPGVAPLAPIVNPIVVVRMAVGDAYGAAEERRGEPGSKGEEALRVERIERGVCRDVAEYSFVEAASIGGVVYGGPKWTVSPVYEGMLKEELDAAAERHPEVLYRPMLIDAAYAGFINESVEAPVVMPTLNRDGDCLSDLVLALFGSIAGAESILLALDDDLRPSVAMAEAPHGTAPTLMGRNIANPLAMVLACSAVVDYASRMGHGDAAPAAKAIQDAAFGAAADGIRTNDLGGSASTSEVVDEIITRLDA
- a CDS encoding YbhB/YbcL family Raf kinase inhibitor-like protein, whose protein sequence is MAGLHLGELSITSPAFEHGSPIPDRYTVNGEDVSPELAWTKVPEGTAQFALVCHDPDAPLTDGFTHWVAYGIPGDATGIPEGGGGAFTEGVNNFGNQGYGGPAPPPGHGIHHYYFHLYALSGEVDAQPGLTRADLLAKIDPLILEQARIVGTYSR
- a CDS encoding CocE/NonD family hydrolase, with amino-acid sequence MELIEHTWIPMSDGTRLAARIHLPVDADADPVPAILEYIPYPERYDTRLRDDVSAPYVAGHGYAYVRVDLRGSGDSEGLLLDEYLEQEIQDGLEVLAWLADQPWCDGGAGMIGISWGGFNGLQIAARRPPELKAVISLSSTDDRYLDDVHYMGGCLLTDNLSWAAVMFAYNSCPPDPAIVGDQWRSMWMERLEANTPWVVTWLQHQHRDEYWRRESVCEDYDAIQVPVMAVSGWADGYTNTVFRLLEHLPGPRQGLIGPWSHLYPQEGVPGPAIGFLQEEVRWWDHWIKGIDRGVEDEPMLRAWMQDSVQPISYYEMRPGRWVGEREWPSPEIDWQTLALAPARLVDGSEPVEEGDATIQSPLTVGLFAGKWCSYSATPDLPHDQRQEDGGALTFDSAPLEHDIEILGSPVLTLDFTSNQPIAMVAVRLSDVAPDDKATRITYGLLNLTHRDGHEEPTPLQAGERYRAEIPLNHVAQQFPAGHRLRVALSTSYWPLAWPPPEPVRLTVATHASSFALPVRPRRDDLDTTIGFAAPEGAPAPAITQVEPTRHSWRVIRDLATDESTLEVVKDEGAFRIDAIDLTLVDRVWEWCTSMGDDWTSPRSEIYSIRGIRRGDWSAETHTRTVVNCTATEFHVHAEIDAYDGDERVFSRDWSERITRNLL
- the arsB gene encoding ACR3 family arsenite efflux transporter; its protein translation is MTDTAQPDAAQPDAAIVGRLSKLDRFLPVWIGLAMVSGIVLGKMFTGLDDTLDRVKIDTVSLPIAIGLLAMMYPVLAKVRYRSISTVIDRRSLTMSLVLNWLIGPALMFTLAWLLLPDLPEYRTGLIIVGLARCIAMVLIWNDLAYGNRELGAVLVAINSIFQIAAYSVLGYFYLELLPGWLGLDSNGIDVTIWEITKSVLIFLGIPLLAGFLTRTFGERAKGITWYEERFIPRIAPVALWGLLFTIVVLFALQGERITDGPFDVARIALPLILYFAIMWTGAFYAGYRLGFPYDRNTSIAFTAAGNNFELAIAVAIGVFGVSSGQALAGVVGPLIEVPVLVGLVYVALWARRRFYPRPGRARLSGGCDVATARLGAGLIAPRPAHVRPRPGPCPRAGRGTVDVAAGRLGSTP
- the ligD gene encoding non-homologous end-joining DNA ligase, whose translation is MTRPSFRSPMLATLVEDPVEGEEWIFERKLDGIRLIVVRDGPTLRLFTRNHLDHTDRYPDLHEVLTDQPSDRYVLDGEVVAFDGNRTSFARLQRRSGRAGPEDAGRSLPAVKLYVFDLLHLDGEDRDRLPLRERKSMLRRTFDFADPLRFCPHRNSVGPALLEQACEAGWEGLIAKRASSTYRSGRSRDWLKLKCVARQEMVIGGFTEPTGSRSRFGALLVGYHDGGKLIDAGRVGTGFDESMLAELGDLLAERERDDPPFDDPPDGRDVHWVEPDLVCEVGFTEWTRDGRLRHPRFLGLREDKDPAEVVREQVGAR
- a CDS encoding DNA polymerase ligase N-terminal domain-containing protein, with amino-acid sequence MNDRLEEYRSKRDLHRTAEPAGGHPSPRSGDPRFVIQHHRASSEHYDLRLEIDGVLVSWAVPKGPSTDPRERRLAVRTEDHPIDYLDFEGTIPADEYGGGSVIVWDIGTWQNLTTDDDEPVAPADAVDQGHLSFNIDGEKLSGGYTLQRVGDDWLLIKHDDGEADARRRPTSTQPESVITGDTVDEVAATASDRDPSGVDEP
- a CDS encoding MFS transporter codes for the protein MTNPTGTTRADDGLSATEREAELPAEAPSEGPGRRRVARLRTFDSLKIPIFRDFFLSMLGHMASQNMQMVVRSYLAYLLTGSYAAVGTIAIASAMPGIALAMVGGAIADRVPRRKIVVQAGQFVNALNAMAVGLLLFTDALTFQLLLVTAVVQGTSMALMMPSRQALLPSLVPGQQLMNAVALNAAGMNTMRLLAPALGGFIFESVGAAWVYFLMSGLYLFASLFLLRVPETSRETTSAGSVKGEVRAGLRNIRGGLAYILHSPVIGPLMGINVLVVITAMPYMFLLGGYVQDVLDAGADSQGLLLSISGLGSLVGSLVIASLRPQRRGTIYLVGSAFQGLMLFLAFTISTDMWIIAGFFLLMGLGQAARQSLSNVLVQSYVEEEYRGRVMSVYMLQFNLAQLGAFLTGVLAAFVGPRVALGGTSLALVLLALGTLAFVPRLRNLD